CGACGGCTTAGACGGTAAAGATGTCGGCGGCGAATATGATCGCGACCTGACCAGCGTCGGCGATAGAAAAACCCAGGAAGGCGCCGGCGGCTGGTTCATGCCGGTTTTCTTCGAATTACTACCGCCGTTTGCCGGTGTGTTGGCTGTCGCTCTGATTCGCTGTCAGTTTATTTTGAAACAAGCGCTGACACCAGCCAACCTGTTCAGCGGCATCAAAGAGTTGTTTGTCAGCATCAAAAACAGCTTCAAAACCTCCAGCAACTAACTTGGCTGGCTCCGAAGCCCAAGGCCGCTTGGGCTTCGTTACCGTCGAAATTCCTCAGCCGCCGGTAACTGCGGATACGATGCTGACTATCGTTAAAATAAACAGCACAGTCGCAATCAGCCCGACGACAATATAGGCAGGCAAAGAGCCGTGCTGAAAATCAAGCTCT
The window above is part of the Methylomonas sp. ZR1 genome. Proteins encoded here:
- a CDS encoding DUF2970 domain-containing protein; translated protein: MSKPSLLHVIKSVFAAVIGVQSNKNRELDFQHGSLPAYIVVGLIATVLFILTIVSIVSAVTGG